The following are encoded together in the Nyctibius grandis isolate bNycGra1 chromosome 5, bNycGra1.pri, whole genome shotgun sequence genome:
- the SLC13A1 gene encoding solute carrier family 13 member 1, with product MKIFSYLLAYRRFLLIVLTPLLLLPLPLIIKTKEAECAYTLFVVAIFWLTEALPLAVSALLPAFMFPLFGIMASKEVASTYFKDFHLLLIGVICLATSIEKWNFHKRVALRMVMLVGVNPAWLTLGFMVSCAFLSMWLSNTSAAAMVMPIVEAVAQQIIKAEEEADALEMSCSNGSINPALELDENIGECESSDWKEKEKQVNGYVNGVGSTVCTIENENEKEKEQQKLGETGRKSRKDKYSGVFKVMCLCVAYSATIGGLTTITGTSTNLIFAEHFNTRYPTCQCINFGSWFILSIPITVIILLLSWVWLQWLFLGFDFKNMFKCGKKKTAREEASAQVIQEEYKKLGPMSYPEIVTLILFILMTLLWFTREPGFIPGWSSLFPEYKGYATDSTTALVIGILFFIIPAKTLSRTSNGENTVFGYTPLITWKEFQSCMPWEIAILVGGGFALADGCEVSKLSEWVASKMTPLGSLPLWLIILISCLIVTSVTEVASNPATITIFLPILSPLAEAIHVNPLFILIPATLCTSFAFLLPVANPANAIVFSYGHLTVMDMVKAGLGINIIGVAVVMLAIMTWIVPIFDLYTYPSWAPNIATNSTGL from the exons ATGAAGATTTTTAGCTACCTCCTGGCTTACCGAAGGTTTCTGCTCATTGTCCTCACCCCACTGCTTTTACTTCCACTTCCACTTATCATCAAAACTAAA GAAGCAGAATGTGCATACACGTTGTTTGTAGTTGCCATCTTTTGGCTCACAGAAGCTTTGCCGCTGGCTGTTTCAGCTTTGCTCCCTGCCTTTATGTTCCCATTGTTTGGTATAATGGCATCCAAGGAg gtggCATCTACttattttaaagactttcaTCTGCTGCTGATTGGAGTAATTTGTTTGGCAACATCAATAGAAAAATGGAATTTCCACAAAAGGGTGGCTTTAAGAATGGTGATGCTGGTGGGTGTCAACCCCGCATG GCTTACGCTGGGTTTCATGGTTAGCTGTGCTTTCTTGTCAATGTGGCTCAGCaacacctctgctgctgccatggtGATGCCAATTGTAGAGGCTGTAGCTCAGCAGATCATCAAAGCTGAAGAGGAAGCTGATGCGCTGGAGATGTCTTGCTCTAACGGCTCCATCAACCCAGCACTGGAGCTGGATG AAAATATAGGAGAATGTGAAAGCAGtgactggaaagagaaagaaaaacaagttaatGG ataTGTCAATGGTGTGGGCAGTACTGTGTGCacaattgaaaatgaaaatgaaaaagaaaaggaacag CAGAAACTGGGAGAAActgggagaaaaagcagaaaggacaaATACAGTGGGGTTTTCAAAGTGATGTGCTTATGTGTTGCTTATTCTGCTACCATTGGAGGGCTGACCACAATCACAGGAACATCGACTAATCTGATTTTTGCTGAGCACTTCAATAC GCGTTATCCAACTTGCCAGTGCATCAATTTTGGATCCTGGTTTATCCTTTCCATCCCCATCACAGTTATTattctgctgctctcctgggtCTGGCTCCAGTggctttttcttggttttga ttttaaaaacatgttcaaGTGTggcaagaagaaaacagctaGAGAAGAGGCCTCAGCACAGGTAATTCAGGAGGAGTACAAGAAGCTTGGACCAATGAG CTACCCAGAAATTGTTACACTTATCCTATTCATTCTAATGACCCTGCTGTGGTTCACCagagagcctggcttcatcccaGGATGGTCTTCGCTTTTCCCAGA GTATAAAGGCTATGCTACGGATTCAACAACTGCCTTAGTGATAGGCATCCTGTTCTTTATTATTCCAGCAAAAACATTGTCTAGGACTTCAAATGGAGAAAACA ctgtTTTTGGTTACACTCCACTGATTACTTGGAAGGAATTTCAGTCATGCATGCCCTGGGAAATAGCTATTCTTGTTGGTGGCGGGTTTGCACTGGCAGACGGCTGTGAG GTTTCAAAACTTTCTGAGTGGGTAGCAAGTAAAATGACCCCTCTAGGATCATTACCCTTGTGGCTGATTATCCTGATATCATGCCTTATTGTCACTTCAGTAACAGAAGTGGCCAGCAATCCAGCTACGATTACGATATTTTTGCCCATACTATCTCCTTTG GCTGAAGCCATTCATGTGAACCCACTTTTCATTTTGATACCTGCTACCTTGTGTACTTCTTTTGCATTCCTGCTTCCTGTAGCAAACCCAGCCAATGCCATTGTATTTTCATATGGTCATTTAACTGTTATGGACATG GTGAAAGCTGGTTTGGGCATTAATATCATCGGAGTTGCTGTAGTTATGCTTGCAATTATGACATGGATAGTGCCTATATTCGATCTCTATACTTACCCAAGTTGGGCACCAAACATCGCTACAAATAGCACTgggctgtaa